The following DNA comes from Blattabacterium cuenoti.
CATTATATTTATGAATGCTTTATGAAATTAATTTGTTATTTTTGTATAGTATGCTTCTTTTTTTTTACTAATCTATCTTTATCATATATAAAATTATTTCGTCCATATATCAATTTTCAGTAAAACATTTTTTTTATAAATTTATTGGTACCGTACTGAACTCAATGAGTTTTTTTTTATATGCAAAAAGTAATAGTAGGACTTTCAGGGGGAGTAGATTCAAGTGTAGCTGCATTAATTCTTAAAAAAAAAGGATATGAAGTTATTGGTTTATTTATGCATAACTGGGAAGAAAAAGATAGATATAATCAATGTAATTGGAAAACAGATAGTATCGATGCAATGTTAATTGCTCATCAATTACATATTCCTTTTCAAGTAATAGAAATGAAAAAAGAGTATAAAAAATATGTAATTAATTATATGTTTAATGAATATAAATTAGGAAAAACTCCTAATCCAGATATTTTGTGTAATAGAAAAATAAAATTCAATATTTTTTTGAAAAAAGCCATTGGACTAGGTGCAGATTTCATTGCTACAGGACATTATGTTAATAAAAAAAAAATTATAAAAAATAAGAAAATAATTTATCGTCTTTTTATGGGAAAAGACATAAATAAAGATCAATCATATTTCTTATGTCAGTTAACGCAATATCAATTAAAAAAATCCTTATTTCCATTAGGACTACTAACTAAGAATCAAGTACGTAAAATAGCAGAAACAAATAGATTACGAAATGCCTATAAAAAAGAATCACAAGGTTTGTGTTTTATTGGTAAAATAAACTTACCTATATTTCTTCAAAAAAGAATCCTATCAAAAAAGGGAGAAATCATAAATATAAATTCAAATGCTCTAATATATAATAAAAAGAATAAAGAAAAAAGAACATTCTATTCTGAAGAAGAAAAATTATTTTTTTTATCTAAAAAAAATAAATATAAAAAGTCGGATGGAATAATAATTGGATATCATCATGGAGCTCATTTTTTTACTAAAGGACAACGTAAAGGAATAGCTTTGGGTGGATTTAAAAAACCTCTTTTTGTTATTGAAACTGATGTAAAAAAGAATATTGTTTATACAGGAATGGGAAGAGAACATCCTGGATTATATAGAAAATATTTATTTATTCATGAAAAAAATATTCATTGGATTAGAGAAGATCTTACTCTTTTAGAAGGAGAAAAAATGAATGTATTTTGTAGAATTCGTTATAGACAACCATTACAAAAATCAAAATTGTATAAAATAAAAAAAGGAATGTTTATAGAATTTGAAACAATGCAATGTGCTATAACGGAAGGTCAATTTGCTGTTTGGTATATTGAAAAAGAATTGATAGGATCAGGAGTCATATCCTAGATAATATTATTTAACATTTTATATTTAATTCAAAAATTGAATATATTTTTTAAAAATAATATATTCATCAATGAATCCATGGGTTGGAAAGTTTATAATATTTTCATTAAAAAATAGAAAAAATAATGATATTTTAAAAATAAAACCCTAAAAATTGCTTTTATATAATATATTTTTTTCATATTTTTGCATATTATACAATTTTAATTGTTGGTGTTATACATTAGATTTTATGAAAATCTATTCATATTTTAAGTATGATGTTTTATCCCTACTTGATAAATCAGTAGGGCTTTTTGATTTATAAAATATTTCATGAAAAAAAGAATTAATAATTTTAGCGAAAAAATAACAAAAGATACTAATTTACCAGCTGCACATGCAATGTTATATGCTACAGGAATGAAAGAGTCTGATTTTTGTAAAGCTCAAATAGGAATAGTAAGCAATTGGTATGAAGGAAATCCTTGTAATATGCATTTGGATAAGTTAGCAAAAATAATAAAAGCATCAGTTATTACTAATAATTTAGTGGGATTTCAATTTACCACTATTGGAGTAAGTGATGGAATCACTATGGGAACTTCAGGAATGAGATATTCATTACCATCTAGAGAGTTAATAGCAGATAGTATAGAAACTGTAGTTGAAGCCCATCATTATGATGGAGTAATAGCACTTCCTGGATGTGATAAAAATATTCCAGGTGTTATGATGGCTTTACTTAGATTGAATAGACCCTCTATTATTGTATATGGAGGTAGTATTTCATCCGGTTATTATAATGGAAAAAAGTTAGATATTGTTTCTTCTTTTGAATCTTTGGGTAAAAAAAATACTAATCAAATTAGTGAAAAAGAATACAAAAATATTGTAAAAAATTCGTGTCCAGGACCAGGAGCTTGCGGAGGAATGTATACGGCAAATACTATGGCTTCTGCTCTAGAAGTTATGGGGATGACCCTCCCTTATTCTTCCTCTTCTCCTTCCACAAGTGAAAATAAAAAAATAGAATGTCAAGAAGTTTCTATATATATTAAAAAACTTTTAGAACAAAAAATTAAACCTAAAGATATAGTAACAAAAACTTCTATAGAAAATGGAGTAAAATTAGCTATGAGTTTAGGGGGATCTACTAATTTAGTTTTACATTTTTTAGCTATTGCTAAATCAGCTCATATTGATTTTTCTTTAAAAGATTTTCAGAAAATTAGCGATCAAATTCCTGTCATTGGAAATCTAAAACCAAGTGGGATCTTCTTAATGGAAGATATACATCTGTGTATAGGTGGAATGCCTATTATTATAAAATATTTATTAAATGAAGGAATATTGGAAGGAGATTGTTTAACCGTTACTGGAAAAACAGTATATGAAAATATGAAAAACGTTCCAAATATAACTTTTAATCAGAAAATTATTCATTCCTTAAAACAACCTATAAAAAAAAACGGGAATATAAGAATTTTATATGGAAATCTGGCCCCATCTGGGGCAATAGCTAAAATATCTGGAAAAGAAGGAACTATTTTTCGTGGACCAGCTAATGTTTTTGATTCAGAAAAAGAAGCAAATGATGCTATATTAAATCATATAATTGAACCTGGATCTGTCATTGTTATTAGATACGTAGGGCCAATAGGAGGCCCTGGAATGCCAGAAATGTTAAAACCTACATCTTATATTATGGGATCCGGATTAGGGAAAAAAGTAGCTCTTATTACAGATGGTAGATTTTCAGGAGGATCACATGGTTTTGTCGTCGGACACATCACTCCGGAAGCACAATGCGGTGGTTTAATAGCTTTAGTTAAAAAAAAAGATCTTATTAAGATAGATACAGAAAAAAATACTATTACTCTTGAAGTAAAAAATGAAGAAATACAAAAAAGAAGAAAATTATGGAATCCTCCTTCATTAAAAGTTCAAAAAGGATATTTATATAAATATACAAAACTTGTATCTCAAGCTTCTGAAGGATGTATCACAGATGAATTTTAACTTGTATGAAAAAAGAGTTATTATTTGGATCAGAAATAGTAATCAAAACGCTATTGTATGAAAAAGTAGAATATATATTTGGTTATCCAGGTGGAGCTATTATGCCTATATATGATTCTTTACATGACTATTTAAATTATGTTTCGCATATTTTAATGCGTCATGAACAAGGATCTATTCATGCAGCACAAGGTTATGCAAGAGCAACTGGAAAAATAGGGGTATGTTTTACTACTTCAGGACCTGGAGCCACTAATTTGATTACCGGATTAGCAGATGCTTTAATAGATAGTACTCCTGTGGTTTGCATTACTGGACAAGTATCTTCTCATTTATTAGGAACTGATGCTTTTCAAGAAACAAATATCATAGATATTTCTATTCCTGTAACTAAATGGAATACTCAAGTATTGAAAGCTAAAGATATATGTACATCAATTCAAAAAGGATTTTTTATAGCTAAAAAAGGAAGACCTGGACCTGTGTTAATAGACATTACTAAAGATGCACAATTTCAAAAATCGGAATTTCATTATAAACCTTGTGAATACATAAATAATTTTCATCCATATCCTTGTATAAAGGAAAAAAAAATTATAGAAGCAGCAAATTTAATAAATATTGCAAAAAAACCATTAATACTTGTAGGTCAAGGGGTTATATTATCCGAAGCAGAAAATGAATTGAAAAAATTTGTTGAAAAAACAGGAATTCCAGTAGCTAGTACTCTATTGGGTTTAGGGGCTTTAGATAGTGATCATCCTTTATATATGGGAATGTTAGGAATGCATGGGAATTATGCTCCAAATATTTTAACCAATCATTGTGATATTATCATTGCAATAGGAATGCGTTTTGATGATCGTGTTACTGGAGATGTAAAAAAATATGCAAAAAAAGCTAAGATTATCCATCTAGAGATAGATTCTTCTGAAATAAATAAAAATGTATTATGTTATATCCCTATTTTAGGAGATTGTAAATCATCTTTAAAAAGATTGATTTTTTATACTAATAAATCTACTCATCAAAAATGGATAAAACAATTTTTTCATCTTAAAGAAAAGGAAAAAATAACAGTGATACAAAATGATTTAAATCCAAAAAAAGAAGGGATGACAATGGGAGAAGTAATAAAATGGATCAATCAATATAAACATAAAAATGCTATTCTTGTAACAGATGTAGGACAACATCAAATGATAGCTTCCAGATATTTCAATTTTACCTATAAAAAAAGTCAAATAACTTCTGGAGGACTGGGAACTATGGGTTTTGCTTTACCAGCTTCTATAGGAGCTCAATTAGGAGCAAAAAATAGACAAGTTATTTGTATTGTTGGAGATGGAGGAATTCAAATGACAATACAAGAAATGGGAACTATATTACAGAATAATATTCCCGTAAAAATAATACTTCTAAACAATAATTTTTTAGGAATGGTACGTCAATGGCAACAACTCTTTTTTGAAAAACGTTATTCGTGTACAGAATTGGTAAATCCGGATTTTATAAAATTAGCTAATGCTTATAACATAAAAGCAAAAAAAGTCATCAAAAGAGAAGAATTAAAAGAATCTGTAAAGAAAGCATTGAATCACAAAAAAGCCTTTTTATTAGAAGTTTCTATAGAAAAAGAAGACAATGTTTTTCCTATGATTCCTGCGGGAGCATCTGTAGATGAAATTCGTTTAACATAATAATTATATTATTGACTAATTAAATATTATACAACATATTATGAAGCATCAATTCAGGATAATAATTTTAGGAGAAAAAGAAACAAGATTATTAAGTAGAATACTTGTTATCTTAAACAGAAGAAATTTGAAAACTCATCATATCAATGTATCTAATAACAATAAAAATGAAAGTATTGTTCATTTTCAGTATGTTTTAGATTTAGAATGTAAAGAAGAACAATTAGTTAAGGTAAAGAAATTAATTGAGAAATTGATTGGAATCATTCATGTTTATTGTTCTAAAATAGAAGAAAAAAATTCTAGAAAAAATACATGGAAAAAAATAGATTTACCGCTAGCAACATCTTAAATTAAATAAAAAAAATTATGAAAATTAAATTTGGATCCGTAGAAGAAACTATTATTACGAGAAAAGAATTTCCATTGTCGAATGCTAGAGACATTTTAAAAAAGGAAACTATTTCTGTATTGGGATATGGAGTTCAAGGCCCTGGACAATCTTTAAATTTAAAGGATAATGGATTTCAAGTTATCGTAGGACAAAGAAAGAATTCTTTTTCTTGGGATAAAGCATTGGAAGATGGATGGATAGAAGGAAAAGATCTTTTTACTTTAGAAGAAGCTTCTGAAAGAGGAACTATTATCATGTATCTTCTTTCAGATGCAGGTCAAATATCTTTTTGGCCTATTCTTCGTAAATATTTAACTAAAGGAAAATCCTTATATTTTTCACATGGATTTGGATTAACTTTTTGTAATCAAACAAAGATATATCCTTCTAAAAATATAGATATTTTTTTAGTAGCTCCTAAAGGATCAGGAACTAGTTTAAGAAGACTTTTTAAACAAGGAAAAGGGATAAATTCTAGTTACGCTATTTATCAAGATTATAGTGGAGAAAGTTTAGAAAAAACTTTATCTATTGGAATAGGAATAGGATCTGGATATCTATTTGAAACAAATTTTAAAAATGAAGTATACTCTGATTTAGTGGGAGAAAGAGGAACTCTAATGGGCGCTATTCAAGGAATTTTATCTGCTCAATATCAAATACTAAGAGAAAAAGGACATTCTCCTTCGGAATCTTTTAATGAAACCGTAGAAGAGTTAACTCAAAGTCTTATTCCATTAATTTCAGAAAAAGGAATGGATTGGATGTATGCAAATTGCTCAACTACAGCACAAAGAGGGGCTTTAGATTGGTGGAAAAAATTTAGAGATGCAACATTACCAATATTTAAAGAATTATATCATGAAGTTCATTCTGGAAACGAAGCTAAAAGAATTATAGAATCTAATAGTGATATAAATTATAGAACAAAATTAAAAAATGAATTGAAAGATCTTAAAAAAAGTGAATTATGGGAAGTTGGATCTATTATTCGTAATCTTAGACCAGAAGAAAATACCAAAAAATAATTAGTAATTTTTATAAATAATTGAAAAATAAATTCAAAGGATATTTTCCTTCTTACGAAGAAATAATTAAAGCAAAAAATATACTAAAGGACATAATTTATGAAACTCCATTACAAAAAAATTCTCTATTATCAGAAAAATATGAATCTAATATCTTTTTAAAAAGAGAAGATTTACAAATTATACGTTCATACAAAATTAGAGGAGCTTATAATAAAATTAAAAGTTTATCTAAAACAGAATTAAAAAAAGGAATTGTATGTGCTAGTGCTGGAAATCATGCGCAAGGAGTAGCTTATTCTTGTCATATATTGAAAATACCAGGAAAAATTTATATGCCTAGTACTACTCCTAAACAAAAAGTAGAAAGAGTGAAGATGTTTGGAAAAGGATACATTGAAATTATTCTTATGGGAGATACTTTTGATGCAGTTAGTTATGAAGCAATAAAAGATTGCAATAAAAATTCAAAAATTTTTATACATCCTTTTGATGATATTAAAATTATTGAAGGACAAGCTACCGTAGGAGTTGAAATTTTACAGCAATCTGTTTTCAACATAGATTATGTTTTTATTCCTATTGGAGGAGTAGGTTTAGCTTCTGGGGTTGGAAGTCATTTTCAAGAATTTAGTCCAAATACTAAAATTGTAGGAGTAGAACCTAAAGGAGCTCCGTCTATGAGTCATTCTTTAAAAAAAGGAAAAATTGTAGAATTAGAAACTATAGATAGATTTATTGATGGAGCTTCAGTAAAAAAAGTAGGAAAATTAAATTTTAATATATGTAATCAAATATTATATGATGTTAAAACAGTTCCAGAAGGAAAAGTTTGCACGACAATTTTAGATTTATATAATTTAGAGGCTATTGTAGCAGAGCCTGCTGGAGCTCTTTCTATAGCTGCTTTAGATTTTTATTCTAAAAAAATAAAAGGAAAAACCATCGTTTGTATTTTAAGTGGAGGAAATAATGACATTACTAGAACTGAAGAGATAAGAGAAAGATCTCTCTTATATGAAGAAAAAAAACATTATTTTATCGTAAAATTTCCACAAAGAGCTGGAGCTTTAAAAGAATTTGTGAATAATATTTTAGGACCAAAAGATGATATTACTTATTTTGAATATTCTAAAAAAACTTCTAAAGAGGAAGGTCCTGCTATAATAGGAATAGAATTAGCAGATAAAAACGAATTTTCAGGATTCTTAGGAAGAATGAAAAAACATAAAGTTCATTTTCAATATTTAAACCAAAATCCTGATTTATTTCGTATGCTAATATAATATTTGTTTTGTACCCACGACTGGACTTGAACCAGCACATCCTTATCGGATACCACCCCCTCAAAGTGGCGTGTCTACCATTTTCACCACGTGGGCTTTTTTTTACAATTATTATTAATTGGGTATCTATTTATTTTAAATTATAATAATTTATTGAAATTTAATCAAAAAAAATATAATCAATTTTTGAATTATACAATAAAAAAAATGATATAATATTATGAATATAGCAATAATAGGATATGGAAAAATGGGAAAAACCATAGAAAAAATAGCTAAAATTAGAAATCATAAAATTTCATTATGTTATGATGCAACACCTTCTCCATTTTTATTAAAAAATTCAGATGTAGCTATAGAATTTAGTCAACCTAATTCTGCGTTTAATAATATAAAAATTTGTATAGAAAATGAACTACCAGTAGTGTGTGGAACTACAGGTTGGTTAGAAAAATTAGAGATGATTAAAAAAATATGTATTAAAAAAAATGGATCTTTTTTATATTCTTCTAATTTTAGTATTGGAATGAATCTATTCTTTGAGATTAATAAAAAATTATCAAAATTATTATTTCCATATTCTGAAAATTATGAAGTACAAATAGAAGAAATTCATCACAAAGAAAAAATAGATAAACCTAGTGGAACTGCTATTTCTTTAGCTCAAGATATTATAAATAATAACATAAAAAAAACATGGACTTTAGATAATAAAAAAACAAAAAATAATATTTCAATTATATCGAAAAGATGTCAAAATGATGTATCAGGAATTCATACTGTTTTATATGAATCCAAAATAGAAAATATAGAAATAAAACATAAAGCTCATAACCGAGATGGATTTGCTTTCGGAGCTGTTATTGCTTCAGAATGGATAAAAAATAAAAAAGGTTTCTTTTCTATGAAAGACGTATTAAAAATATCATAAATTTTATGATGTATCAATACATTATCCATAGCATTAT
Coding sequences within:
- the mnmA gene encoding tRNA 2-thiouridine(34) synthase MnmA is translated as MQKVIVGLSGGVDSSVAALILKKKGYEVIGLFMHNWEEKDRYNQCNWKTDSIDAMLIAHQLHIPFQVIEMKKEYKKYVINYMFNEYKLGKTPNPDILCNRKIKFNIFLKKAIGLGADFIATGHYVNKKKIIKNKKIIYRLFMGKDINKDQSYFLCQLTQYQLKKSLFPLGLLTKNQVRKIAETNRLRNAYKKESQGLCFIGKINLPIFLQKRILSKKGEIININSNALIYNKKNKEKRTFYSEEEKLFFLSKKNKYKKSDGIIIGYHHGAHFFTKGQRKGIALGGFKKPLFVIETDVKKNIVYTGMGREHPGLYRKYLFIHEKNIHWIREDLTLLEGEKMNVFCRIRYRQPLQKSKLYKIKKGMFIEFETMQCAITEGQFAVWYIEKELIGSGVIS
- the ilvD gene encoding dihydroxy-acid dehydratase, with product MKKRINNFSEKITKDTNLPAAHAMLYATGMKESDFCKAQIGIVSNWYEGNPCNMHLDKLAKIIKASVITNNLVGFQFTTIGVSDGITMGTSGMRYSLPSRELIADSIETVVEAHHYDGVIALPGCDKNIPGVMMALLRLNRPSIIVYGGSISSGYYNGKKLDIVSSFESLGKKNTNQISEKEYKNIVKNSCPGPGACGGMYTANTMASALEVMGMTLPYSSSSPSTSENKKIECQEVSIYIKKLLEQKIKPKDIVTKTSIENGVKLAMSLGGSTNLVLHFLAIAKSAHIDFSLKDFQKISDQIPVIGNLKPSGIFLMEDIHLCIGGMPIIIKYLLNEGILEGDCLTVTGKTVYENMKNVPNITFNQKIIHSLKQPIKKNGNIRILYGNLAPSGAIAKISGKEGTIFRGPANVFDSEKEANDAILNHIIEPGSVIVIRYVGPIGGPGMPEMLKPTSYIMGSGLGKKVALITDGRFSGGSHGFVVGHITPEAQCGGLIALVKKKDLIKIDTEKNTITLEVKNEEIQKRRKLWNPPSLKVQKGYLYKYTKLVSQASEGCITDEF
- the ilvB gene encoding biosynthetic-type acetolactate synthase large subunit, with protein sequence MKKELLFGSEIVIKTLLYEKVEYIFGYPGGAIMPIYDSLHDYLNYVSHILMRHEQGSIHAAQGYARATGKIGVCFTTSGPGATNLITGLADALIDSTPVVCITGQVSSHLLGTDAFQETNIIDISIPVTKWNTQVLKAKDICTSIQKGFFIAKKGRPGPVLIDITKDAQFQKSEFHYKPCEYINNFHPYPCIKEKKIIEAANLINIAKKPLILVGQGVILSEAENELKKFVEKTGIPVASTLLGLGALDSDHPLYMGMLGMHGNYAPNILTNHCDIIIAIGMRFDDRVTGDVKKYAKKAKIIHLEIDSSEINKNVLCYIPILGDCKSSLKRLIFYTNKSTHQKWIKQFFHLKEKEKITVIQNDLNPKKEGMTMGEVIKWINQYKHKNAILVTDVGQHQMIASRYFNFTYKKSQITSGGLGTMGFALPASIGAQLGAKNRQVICIVGDGGIQMTIQEMGTILQNNIPVKIILLNNNFLGMVRQWQQLFFEKRYSCTELVNPDFIKLANAYNIKAKKVIKREELKESVKKALNHKKAFLLEVSIEKEDNVFPMIPAGASVDEIRLT
- a CDS encoding acetolactate synthase, producing MKHQFRIIILGEKETRLLSRILVILNRRNLKTHHINVSNNNKNESIVHFQYVLDLECKEEQLVKVKKLIEKLIGIIHVYCSKIEEKNSRKNTWKKIDLPLATS
- the ilvC gene encoding ketol-acid reductoisomerase, whose translation is MKIKFGSVEETIITRKEFPLSNARDILKKETISVLGYGVQGPGQSLNLKDNGFQVIVGQRKNSFSWDKALEDGWIEGKDLFTLEEASERGTIIMYLLSDAGQISFWPILRKYLTKGKSLYFSHGFGLTFCNQTKIYPSKNIDIFLVAPKGSGTSLRRLFKQGKGINSSYAIYQDYSGESLEKTLSIGIGIGSGYLFETNFKNEVYSDLVGERGTLMGAIQGILSAQYQILREKGHSPSESFNETVEELTQSLIPLISEKGMDWMYANCSTTAQRGALDWWKKFRDATLPIFKELYHEVHSGNEAKRIIESNSDINYRTKLKNELKDLKKSELWEVGSIIRNLRPEENTKK
- the ilvA gene encoding threonine ammonia-lyase produces the protein MKNKFKGYFPSYEEIIKAKNILKDIIYETPLQKNSLLSEKYESNIFLKREDLQIIRSYKIRGAYNKIKSLSKTELKKGIVCASAGNHAQGVAYSCHILKIPGKIYMPSTTPKQKVERVKMFGKGYIEIILMGDTFDAVSYEAIKDCNKNSKIFIHPFDDIKIIEGQATVGVEILQQSVFNIDYVFIPIGGVGLASGVGSHFQEFSPNTKIVGVEPKGAPSMSHSLKKGKIVELETIDRFIDGASVKKVGKLNFNICNQILYDVKTVPEGKVCTTILDLYNLEAIVAEPAGALSIAALDFYSKKIKGKTIVCILSGGNNDITRTEEIRERSLLYEEKKHYFIVKFPQRAGALKEFVNNILGPKDDITYFEYSKKTSKEEGPAIIGIELADKNEFSGFLGRMKKHKVHFQYLNQNPDLFRMLI
- the dapB gene encoding 4-hydroxy-tetrahydrodipicolinate reductase, which encodes MNIAIIGYGKMGKTIEKIAKIRNHKISLCYDATPSPFLLKNSDVAIEFSQPNSAFNNIKICIENELPVVCGTTGWLEKLEMIKKICIKKNGSFLYSSNFSIGMNLFFEINKKLSKLLFPYSENYEVQIEEIHHKEKIDKPSGTAISLAQDIINNNIKKTWTLDNKKTKNNISIISKRCQNDVSGIHTVLYESKIENIEIKHKAHNRDGFAFGAVIASEWIKNKKGFFSMKDVLKIS